From a region of the Thiorhodovibrio winogradskyi genome:
- the purD gene encoding phosphoribosylamine--glycine ligase — MNLLIIGGGGREHALAWKVRQSPLADQVWVAPGNGGTACEPGIENVDIDANNIERLVAFARDNAVELTIVGPEAPLVAGLVDAFTAAGLRCFGPSAAAARLEGSKQFAKDFLASHGIPTADYLSFSDQAEALAYLDTRAPFAKPVVIKADGLAAGKGVVIAESLDSARAAVQAMLSGGQFGAAGQRVVIEDFLTGEEASFIALVDGETIVPLASSQDHKARDEGDQGPNTGGMGAYSPAPVVKPDLHERIMTEVMRPTVRGLAAESLPYRGFLYAGLMIGEDGLPRVLEFNCRLGDPEAQPLLMRLRSDLVPLCLDACDGRLRDGPLAWDPRVALGVVMAAAGYPENPRTGDEILGLKDGDQSDCKVFHAGTRIENGKTLTSGGRVLCVTALGSDVASAQRTAYQGVGRLSFEGGFYRRDIGHRALER, encoded by the coding sequence ATGAATCTGCTCATCATCGGCGGCGGCGGGCGCGAACATGCCCTCGCCTGGAAAGTCCGGCAATCGCCCCTAGCCGATCAGGTCTGGGTCGCGCCCGGCAATGGCGGCACGGCATGCGAGCCCGGTATCGAGAATGTCGACATCGACGCCAACAACATCGAACGCCTGGTTGCATTCGCGCGCGACAACGCGGTTGAACTCACCATCGTCGGCCCAGAAGCACCCCTGGTCGCCGGCCTGGTCGATGCCTTCACGGCGGCGGGACTGCGATGTTTCGGCCCCTCGGCAGCGGCTGCGCGACTGGAAGGGTCAAAGCAGTTCGCCAAGGACTTTCTTGCTAGCCATGGTATCCCGACAGCGGACTACCTGAGCTTTAGCGATCAGGCCGAGGCGCTGGCTTACCTGGATACGCGCGCCCCTTTCGCCAAGCCCGTGGTGATCAAGGCTGATGGTCTCGCCGCCGGCAAAGGGGTGGTGATTGCCGAGAGTCTGGACAGTGCGCGCGCGGCCGTGCAGGCCATGCTCAGCGGTGGTCAGTTCGGCGCGGCCGGTCAACGGGTAGTGATCGAAGACTTTCTCACCGGCGAGGAAGCGAGCTTTATTGCACTGGTCGATGGTGAAACCATTGTGCCATTGGCCAGCTCGCAGGATCATAAGGCGCGCGACGAGGGCGACCAAGGCCCCAATACTGGCGGCATGGGTGCCTATTCCCCCGCCCCAGTGGTCAAGCCCGATCTGCACGAACGCATCATGACCGAGGTAATGCGCCCGACGGTGCGCGGGCTCGCGGCCGAGAGCTTGCCATACCGGGGTTTTTTATATGCCGGACTGATGATCGGCGAGGATGGGCTGCCACGCGTCCTGGAGTTCAACTGCCGCCTCGGTGACCCCGAGGCCCAACCGCTACTGATGCGTCTGCGAAGCGACTTGGTGCCCCTGTGTCTGGACGCCTGCGACGGGCGCCTGCGCGATGGCCCGCTGGCCTGGGATCCACGCGTTGCCCTTGGCGTTGTCATGGCGGCGGCTGGTTACCCAGAGAATCCTCGTACAGGTGATGAAATTCTTGGACTGAAGGACGGGGATCAGTCCGACTGCAAGGTCTTTCACGCCGGAACCCGAATTGAAAACGGCAAGACCCTGACCAGCGGCGGGCGCGTTCTCTGCGTGACCGCACTGGGAAGCGATGTCGCGAGCGCGCAAAGGACTGCCTATCAAGGTGTCGGGCGGCTTTCGTTTGAAGGCGGGTTCTACCGGCGCGATATCGGCCACCGCGCGCTTGAGCGATAA
- a CDS encoding ISAs1 family transposase, which yields MAIPVLDSLDLTDKTLTADALLTQRSLAEYLIERGAHYVFIAKENQPTLVADIRLLFQARGEPDFRESSDLAHGRIESRAIWTSTALNNYLDFPHVGQVFAIERTTTEKKTDKTSVETVFGVTDHTPESASPKRLLAFNRGHWGIEAHHWILDWNWDEDRCTIRTGHGPENITRLRRFAAGLIKTKSKDSVAATIEKLARKVRRVFDYLGMTANSMPRAARVAPVG from the coding sequence ATGGCCATCCCGGTGCTCGACTCCCTCGACCTCACTGACAAGACCCTCACCGCCGACGCCCTGCTCACCCAGCGCTCGCTCGCTGAGTATCTCATCGAACGGGGCGCGCATTACGTCTTTATCGCCAAAGAGAATCAGCCCACGCTGGTTGCCGACATCCGCCTGCTTTTCCAGGCGCGGGGCGAGCCGGATTTTCGCGAGTCATCGGACCTTGCGCATGGGCGTATCGAAAGCCGCGCGATTTGGACCTCCACGGCGCTGAACAACTATCTCGATTTCCCCCATGTCGGGCAGGTCTTCGCCATTGAGCGCACCACCACTGAGAAAAAAACCGACAAGACCTCCGTCGAGACAGTCTTCGGCGTCACGGATCATACCCCTGAGAGTGCAAGCCCTAAGCGCCTGCTCGCCTTCAACCGTGGGCATTGGGGCATTGAAGCCCATCACTGGATCCTCGACTGGAACTGGGATGAGGATCGCTGCACCATCCGCACCGGCCATGGACCAGAAAACATCACCCGACTGCGCCGGTTTGCCGCCGGTCTGATCAAAACGAAATCCAAGGATTCCGTGGCAGCCACCATCGAGAAGCTCGCGCGCAAAGTCCGCCGTGTCTTCGATTATCTGGGCATGACGGCAAACTCAATGCCCCGCGCTGCCCGTGTCGCGCCTGTTGGTTAG
- a CDS encoding SUMF1/EgtB/PvdO family nonheme iron enzyme, protein MEIPGYTILRELGRGGMAIVYLARQDRLGRQVALKVMEPVPGAGDDFSARFIKEGRIIAHLQHPRIVTIYDLDSVGDLHYFSMEFLPNGTLADKINAGLSQAAAIDILRRVAQALSIAHDNGVIHRDIKPQNILFRADGTPVLTDFGIARAASTGVDATALTNVGMIVGSPRYMSPEQSMSRPIDARSDLYSLGCVFYEMLTREQPYQAGDVISLAMLHCSAPLPELPLGLARFQPIIDRLLAKAPEERFGSTQALLQALEQLEQGIDLTQAREDEDATALATQVLQRAPTPTPDATQTGSTPLPRPSPPEPDTTSGTTKRPRLGIIVIPLVLLALAAAVYFGLTARDSSDPLHKITRELPPPAADRSPTIERYEHLALEHLRAGEFDRSKELIELALASQPEDPRLDAIERLIEDHRAAGESLEQARRLLEQNKTADSLSAIEQGLTRVPEQSALLALRAEVLEARRQARQATAKARHQEAREALEAGQAAEALRLVREGLDAVADDPELKTLQTKIQATLETDRNVREILSSATDLIAEGLLQDSLALIDKGLELGPKDQALTDLRATVERQIQRQQERQADKLRQQAEDELRQGALEQALATIERALILQPEEASIKNTRASILDVQERRQIQDLLNRANQALEAGKTQDAQRLVDSVLDMRPDDEAGIGLRDRIQTRIRENDLIKQTETDVQALRKQGRRDAALARVDAVLEKLPDNPTLLTARQGLKDEQDRINRAAARALKAQAEERLAAGDIQQAQVLIERGRQLDANNAELIELTERITSRQAAAKKQQQAITECLRLNPTRANPAVKLNAMTATFDCLLSIPKIAEEPTQLNQPLGQVRADLDAWMAEQPSAELAMKAFNLLERLDSVYTNDPNLRQLRSRLAARAGLLPEMVDIDGGCFLIGSPETETPREADETQGEVCVDDFSLAKAETRQRDFARFVEATDYQSDAERGLGGADGCLSLDRQADDGQSWGYHPWANWRSPNKYQKAEPEHPVSCVSANDASAYLRWLSDMTAVSYRLPTEAEWEYAARAATQTPTFWGTTDATSCKHANVADSGHAWTNSFECDDGHEWVAPVETFAPNPWGLHDMLGNLSEWTCSEYRDLYDGTQAQCAPTDSRAPLVLRGGGWNASPINLRSAYRNRNYPESRFSFVGFRIARDGKTSANDAPTPAIATAD, encoded by the coding sequence ATGGAGATTCCGGGCTATACCATCCTGCGCGAGCTTGGCCGCGGTGGCATGGCCATCGTTTACCTCGCGCGCCAAGATCGGCTCGGGCGCCAGGTAGCGCTCAAGGTCATGGAGCCAGTGCCAGGCGCCGGCGATGACTTTAGCGCGCGTTTTATCAAGGAAGGGCGTATCATCGCCCACCTTCAGCATCCGCGGATCGTCACCATCTACGATCTCGACAGCGTCGGCGATCTGCACTATTTCTCGATGGAGTTTCTGCCCAATGGCACCCTGGCGGACAAGATCAATGCCGGGCTGTCGCAAGCAGCCGCCATCGACATCCTTCGTCGCGTTGCTCAGGCCTTGTCGATTGCTCACGATAACGGCGTTATCCATCGCGACATCAAACCGCAAAATATTCTGTTCCGCGCCGACGGCACACCGGTTTTAACCGACTTCGGCATCGCCCGCGCCGCCAGCACCGGCGTCGATGCCACCGCCCTGACCAACGTCGGCATGATCGTCGGCAGCCCGCGCTACATGAGCCCCGAGCAGAGCATGAGCCGGCCCATCGACGCCCGCTCCGATCTCTACAGCCTGGGCTGCGTGTTCTACGAGATGCTGACCCGCGAGCAGCCCTACCAGGCTGGCGATGTCATCAGTCTCGCCATGCTGCATTGCTCGGCGCCGCTGCCGGAGTTGCCGCTCGGTCTGGCGCGCTTTCAGCCGATCATCGACCGTCTGCTGGCCAAGGCGCCAGAGGAACGCTTCGGCAGCACCCAGGCTTTGTTGCAAGCGCTGGAACAACTCGAACAGGGCATTGACCTCACCCAAGCGCGAGAGGATGAGGATGCGACAGCGCTCGCCACCCAGGTCCTGCAACGCGCACCGACGCCAACGCCTGACGCGACCCAGACCGGGTCAACCCCTCTCCCCCGACCATCGCCACCCGAGCCTGACACCACATCGGGCACGACAAAACGCCCACGCCTGGGCATCATTGTCATACCCTTGGTTCTGCTCGCCTTGGCCGCGGCTGTCTATTTTGGCCTGACGGCCAGAGACAGCTCCGATCCCTTGCACAAAATCACGCGCGAACTGCCACCGCCGGCAGCGGATCGCTCCCCAACCATCGAACGCTACGAACACCTCGCGCTTGAACATTTGCGCGCTGGTGAATTCGACCGCAGCAAGGAACTCATTGAACTCGCACTGGCCTCGCAGCCCGAGGATCCCCGACTCGATGCCATCGAAAGGCTCATCGAGGATCACCGCGCCGCCGGTGAGTCGCTTGAACAGGCACGCAGGCTGCTGGAACAAAACAAAACCGCCGACAGCCTGTCCGCCATCGAGCAGGGGCTAACGCGCGTGCCCGAGCAAAGCGCGCTCCTGGCCTTGCGCGCCGAGGTCCTGGAGGCGCGGCGGCAGGCCAGGCAAGCCACGGCCAAGGCGCGACACCAGGAGGCCCGCGAGGCGCTCGAGGCCGGACAGGCCGCCGAGGCGCTGCGGCTAGTGCGTGAAGGCCTGGATGCCGTGGCCGATGATCCTGAACTCAAAACACTCCAGACCAAAATCCAGGCCACGCTGGAAACTGATCGCAATGTGCGAGAAATTCTCAGCAGCGCCACCGACCTGATCGCCGAGGGCCTGTTACAAGACAGCCTGGCCCTGATCGACAAAGGCCTTGAGCTGGGCCCCAAGGATCAAGCACTCACCGACCTGCGCGCCACCGTGGAGCGGCAAATTCAGCGCCAGCAAGAACGCCAGGCGGACAAGCTACGACAGCAGGCGGAAGACGAACTGCGACAAGGCGCCCTGGAACAAGCACTCGCCACTATCGAGCGCGCGCTCATCCTGCAACCGGAAGAGGCATCCATCAAGAACACGCGGGCAAGCATCCTGGACGTTCAGGAACGCAGGCAGATCCAAGACCTGCTGAACCGAGCCAATCAGGCTCTGGAAGCTGGAAAAACCCAAGATGCGCAAAGACTGGTGGATTCCGTCTTGGACATGCGCCCGGATGACGAAGCAGGCATCGGGCTGCGCGATCGCATTCAAACACGCATCAGGGAAAACGATCTGATCAAGCAAACCGAGACCGACGTTCAAGCCTTGCGCAAGCAAGGGCGGCGCGACGCGGCTCTCGCGCGGGTCGATGCAGTGCTTGAAAAGCTTCCAGACAATCCAACACTTCTGACGGCGCGACAAGGACTCAAGGACGAACAAGACAGGATCAACCGAGCAGCCGCGCGGGCGCTGAAGGCCCAGGCTGAAGAACGCCTTGCCGCCGGTGACATCCAGCAAGCTCAGGTCTTGATCGAACGGGGCCGCCAGCTCGACGCCAATAATGCAGAACTCATCGAACTCACCGAGCGCATCACCTCACGACAAGCCGCGGCGAAAAAACAACAGCAAGCCATCACCGAATGCCTGCGCCTGAATCCGACTCGGGCCAACCCAGCGGTCAAACTGAACGCCATGACAGCCACCTTTGACTGTCTGCTGAGTATTCCCAAAATTGCTGAAGAGCCAACCCAATTAAACCAGCCACTTGGACAAGTACGCGCCGATCTGGACGCCTGGATGGCAGAGCAACCGTCTGCCGAACTGGCGATGAAGGCTTTCAATCTTCTAGAGCGGCTTGACTCCGTGTACACCAATGATCCCAATCTGCGCCAACTGCGCTCCCGTCTGGCCGCCCGGGCGGGTCTGCTGCCAGAGATGGTGGACATCGACGGCGGCTGTTTTTTGATCGGCTCACCGGAAACAGAGACCCCAAGAGAAGCCGACGAAACCCAAGGTGAAGTCTGCGTGGATGACTTTTCACTGGCCAAGGCAGAAACCCGCCAGCGCGATTTTGCCCGCTTTGTTGAAGCGACCGATTACCAGAGCGACGCCGAACGCGGTCTTGGTGGCGCCGATGGCTGCCTGTCCTTGGACCGACAGGCTGATGATGGTCAGTCCTGGGGCTATCACCCATGGGCCAACTGGCGTAGCCCCAACAAATACCAAAAAGCCGAGCCAGAGCATCCGGTCAGTTGCGTCAGCGCCAATGATGCCAGCGCCTATCTCAGATGGCTATCGGACATGACCGCTGTGTCCTATCGGCTGCCGACCGAAGCGGAATGGGAGTATGCCGCACGCGCGGCAACACAGACGCCAACCTTTTGGGGAACAACAGACGCGACGAGTTGCAAGCATGCCAACGTCGCGGATAGCGGGCATGCCTGGACCAACAGCTTTGAATGCGATGATGGCCACGAGTGGGTCGCGCCAGTGGAGACTTTCGCGCCCAATCCCTGGGGGCTCCACGACATGCTCGGCAATCTATCGGAATGGACCTGCTCGGAATACCGCGACCTTTATGACGGCACTCAGGCACAGTGCGCGCCTACCGACAGCCGTGCGCCGCTGGTTCTGCGCGGCGGCGGCTGGAACGCAAGCCCCATCAACCTGCGTTCCGCCTACCGTAACCGCAACTACCCGGAGTCACGCTTCAGCTTCGTCGGATTTCGAATCGCGCGCGACGGAAAAACCTCCGCCAATGACGCCCCCACACCCGCAATTGCCACCGCCGATTGA
- the lpxA gene encoding acyl-ACP--UDP-N-acetylglucosamine O-acyltransferase, translating to MRIHPTAIVAPDADLHPSVTIGPFCIIEAGVRLGEGCVLDSHVRIEGGTQIGPGNRICHGATLGTEPQDLGFRPEHSKPLVIGANNHFKEGVNISRGVKTDAGTRIGDHNYLMAFSHIGHDCQVGSHNIFANTATLGGHVTLGNHIFLAGHVAVHQFCRIGDLCMIGGVTGVAQDIPPFALANGQRARILGLNTVGLRRAGFDPGARSRIKAVYRLLFRSGLRLSAAMEQAAADFPGPETERILVFIRAGDSGRGIAAFGREHGKLG from the coding sequence ATGCGCATTCACCCCACCGCCATTGTCGCGCCCGACGCGGACCTGCATCCCAGCGTCACCATTGGCCCTTTCTGCATCATTGAAGCAGGCGTCAGGCTCGGCGAGGGGTGCGTGCTCGACAGCCATGTCCGCATCGAGGGCGGTACCCAAATCGGCCCCGGTAATCGCATCTGTCATGGCGCCACCCTAGGCACGGAGCCGCAGGATCTCGGCTTCCGCCCGGAGCATTCAAAACCGCTGGTCATAGGCGCGAATAATCACTTCAAGGAAGGCGTCAATATTAGCCGCGGTGTCAAAACCGACGCTGGTACCCGTATTGGCGACCACAATTACCTGATGGCCTTCTCGCACATCGGGCATGACTGCCAGGTGGGCAGCCATAACATTTTTGCCAATACCGCGACCCTGGGCGGCCATGTCACCCTAGGCAATCATATTTTTCTCGCCGGGCACGTGGCGGTGCATCAGTTCTGTCGCATTGGCGATCTGTGCATGATTGGCGGCGTGACCGGCGTGGCCCAAGACATTCCACCCTTCGCGCTGGCCAATGGGCAGCGCGCGCGCATTCTTGGGCTGAATACCGTCGGCCTGCGCCGCGCCGGTTTCGACCCTGGGGCGCGCAGTCGTATCAAGGCGGTCTATCGGCTGCTGTTCCGCTCCGGACTGCGCTTGAGTGCCGCCATGGAACAGGCCGCGGCCGACTTTCCAGGCCCGGAAACCGAGCGTATCCTGGTTTTTATTCGCGCTGGCGACTCAGGGCGCGGCATCGCCGCCTTCGGCCGCGAGCACGGCAAGCTGGGATGA
- a CDS encoding tetratricopeptide repeat protein — protein MLASLVSVFTSLLTGVRLELNPMHDKILSGKKCATAAAVALWLFGCQSTPNQDAALASAGANSFAKIDDLVLVDCLLPGQVRQLGSRMTYLAPRRRVKTTQSDCGIRGGEFVLFDRSDYGTALQSLLPKARAGDAVAQTYVGEIHEKGLGLSAPDYAQAAHWYRQAATSGHRPAQTNLGSLYERGLGVPRDQAAALDWYRRATGVTEDRLIFESELKAKQAAFQREIALRNQVASSLRAQLARAQAAGSASGSAAARVQTAAKTSVPPQSTPAQVAAAGLQPLDRRRLESVATSLQREAASEQEQVRRQLHAIEQVKQAAPAAANQTADGSGGKAALVGKLELTLRQRSNALAENQSRLAMVP, from the coding sequence ATGCTTGCGAGCTTGGTGTCGGTGTTTACCAGCCTGCTGACGGGCGTTCGATTGGAGCTGAATCCGATGCATGACAAGATTCTGTCAGGTAAGAAGTGTGCTACGGCCGCGGCAGTTGCGCTCTGGCTGTTTGGTTGTCAGTCCACGCCCAATCAGGATGCCGCGCTCGCGTCCGCGGGCGCGAATTCTTTTGCAAAAATCGACGATTTGGTGCTGGTGGATTGTCTGTTGCCGGGGCAGGTTCGCCAGCTTGGCAGTCGCATGACCTATTTGGCACCCCGGCGACGGGTCAAGACCACTCAGTCCGATTGCGGTATTCGAGGGGGCGAGTTTGTGTTGTTTGATCGCTCCGATTATGGCACCGCGCTGCAAAGTCTGCTGCCCAAGGCGCGGGCTGGTGATGCCGTGGCCCAGACTTATGTCGGGGAAATCCACGAGAAGGGCTTGGGGCTATCCGCGCCGGATTATGCGCAAGCCGCGCATTGGTACCGACAGGCGGCGACGAGCGGCCATCGGCCGGCGCAGACCAATCTCGGCTCGCTCTATGAACGCGGGCTGGGTGTGCCCAGGGATCAGGCGGCGGCTCTGGATTGGTATCGGCGTGCCACCGGTGTGACCGAGGACCGCTTGATTTTTGAGTCCGAACTCAAGGCGAAGCAGGCGGCTTTTCAGCGCGAGATTGCCCTGCGCAATCAGGTGGCGTCCTCCTTGCGCGCGCAGCTTGCGCGCGCCCAAGCTGCCGGTAGCGCGAGTGGGTCGGCCGCGGCAAGGGTCCAAACGGCTGCCAAGACATCTGTCCCACCACAGTCAACGCCAGCACAGGTCGCGGCCGCGGGTTTGCAGCCGCTTGATCGCCGCAGGCTGGAGTCCGTTGCAACCAGCCTGCAGCGCGAGGCGGCGAGTGAGCAGGAGCAAGTACGAAGGCAGTTGCATGCCATTGAGCAAGTCAAGCAAGCCGCCCCCGCGGCTGCAAACCAGACGGCGGATGGATCTGGCGGCAAGGCAGCCCTGGTGGGCAAGCTTGAACTGACCCTGCGGCAGCGTTCGAACGCATTGGCGGAGAATCAATCACGGCTGGCGATGGTGCCTTAG
- a CDS encoding EAL domain-containing protein — protein sequence MSRSSWYLEGYVGASKRLRRVHLYQFPYQVGRHQECELTLDSTEVSRRHAELDMVDGQLVLRDLGSTNGSFINHQRIDKEQALFAGDVVHFADQEYRLIEQQPDDEHLFDRTNVRVGSLPENLPRGAREFQMLLLKGSVSAAFQPIVDMDGKTFAHEMLGRGAMEDLPNAPWPLFQLAESLEMEVHLSELFRQKGLEIAYNLHPHGRYFFNIHPRELNDPERLLRCVERIRTNFPQLQLVFEMHEAAVTNPALIRRIRDDLQAMKVGLAYDDFGAGQARLLELTEVPPDFVKFDIALVRDIDSAPEAKRQMLEMFQTFLVDMGIATLAEGVETAAEFHVLRDLGVQYYQGYYFGKPSPHISIDT from the coding sequence ATGTCCAGAAGTAGCTGGTATCTTGAGGGCTATGTCGGTGCATCCAAGCGTCTGAGACGCGTGCATCTGTATCAGTTTCCCTACCAAGTTGGACGCCATCAGGAGTGCGAGCTGACACTCGACAGCACTGAGGTCTCCCGCCGCCACGCAGAACTCGACATGGTCGATGGGCAACTGGTGCTGCGCGACCTCGGTTCAACCAATGGCTCCTTCATTAACCACCAGCGTATCGACAAAGAACAGGCGCTGTTCGCGGGTGATGTGGTGCACTTCGCCGATCAGGAATATCGCCTGATCGAGCAGCAGCCTGATGACGAACACCTGTTCGACCGCACCAATGTCCGCGTTGGCTCGCTGCCAGAGAATCTGCCGCGTGGCGCGCGCGAATTCCAAATGCTGCTGCTCAAGGGATCGGTGAGCGCGGCCTTTCAGCCCATTGTCGACATGGATGGCAAGACTTTCGCGCACGAGATGCTGGGACGCGGCGCCATGGAAGACCTCCCAAACGCACCCTGGCCGCTGTTTCAGCTTGCCGAGAGCCTGGAAATGGAGGTTCACCTAAGCGAGCTTTTCCGTCAGAAAGGCCTGGAGATCGCCTACAACCTGCACCCGCATGGGCGCTATTTTTTCAATATTCACCCGCGCGAACTCAACGACCCGGAACGCCTGCTGCGCTGCGTAGAGCGTATTCGCACCAATTTCCCCCAGCTGCAACTTGTCTTTGAGATGCACGAGGCGGCAGTCACCAACCCAGCACTGATCCGCCGCATTCGCGATGATCTCCAGGCAATGAAGGTCGGCCTTGCCTACGATGACTTCGGCGCTGGCCAGGCACGGCTGCTCGAATTGACCGAAGTCCCTCCCGACTTTGTCAAGTTCGACATCGCCTTGGTGCGCGACATCGACAGCGCACCCGAGGCCAAGCGGCAAATGCTGGAGATGTTCCAGACTTTCCTGGTCGACATGGGCATCGCCACTCTTGCCGAGGGCGTGGAAACAGCCGCGGAATTCCACGTACTGCGTGACCTGGGTGTGCAGTATTATCAAGGCTATTACTTTGGCAAGCCCAGCCCGCACATCAGTATCGATACATAA
- the purH gene encoding bifunctional phosphoribosylaminoimidazolecarboxamide formyltransferase/IMP cyclohydrolase: MQAVRRALISVSDKTGLPDLASALARHQVEILSTGGTAALLREQGLSVTEVADHTGFPEMMNGRVKTLHPIIHGGILGRRGQDEAVMKQHGIAPIDLVVVNLYPFDQQTADPKCSLADAIEQIDIGGPTLVRAAAKNHAAVAVLVEPKDYAPLIAELDAHQGCIGEQLRFDLAVRAFEHTARYDAAIANELGRRLERGTVSDPEVTADATSNESTPTKPNPADASFPRTLTWQLRRQQSLRYGENPHQQGAFYVEPNTPDGSIASASQHQGKELSYNNIADTDAALECVKQFTDAPTCVIVKHANPCGVAEGRSLLEAYERAFSTDPESAFGGIIAFNRELDATTVSAVVERQFVEVMIAPRISHEALEAAKAKKNLRLLSCGDWSVAGGVNTLDFKRVTGGLLIQSADRLIAAELRQVSARSPSQAEMADLLFSWRVAKFVKSNAIVYARERMTIGVGAGQMSRVNSARIAAIKADQAGLAVKGAVMASDAFFPFRDGLDQAAEVGITAVIQPGGSVRDQEVIAAADEHGIAMIFTGTRHFRH; encoded by the coding sequence ATGCAAGCTGTTCGACGTGCCCTCATCAGTGTCTCCGACAAAACCGGCCTCCCCGATCTGGCCTCCGCGCTGGCCCGCCATCAGGTCGAGATCCTATCGACTGGCGGCACAGCCGCACTGCTGCGCGAACAGGGTCTCAGTGTCACCGAGGTAGCCGACCACACCGGGTTTCCGGAGATGATGAATGGCAGGGTCAAAACGCTCCATCCTATAATCCATGGCGGCATTCTTGGACGCCGTGGCCAGGATGAGGCTGTAATGAAGCAGCATGGCATCGCGCCGATCGACCTGGTGGTGGTCAACCTCTACCCGTTCGATCAACAAACCGCCGATCCCAAGTGCTCGTTAGCCGATGCCATCGAGCAGATCGACATCGGCGGTCCCACACTGGTGCGCGCCGCGGCCAAAAATCATGCCGCGGTCGCGGTGCTGGTCGAGCCCAAGGACTACGCGCCTTTGATTGCCGAGCTTGACGCGCATCAGGGCTGCATCGGCGAACAGCTGCGATTCGACCTCGCGGTGCGCGCCTTCGAGCACACCGCCCGCTATGATGCGGCCATCGCCAATGAGCTTGGGCGTCGCCTTGAGCGTGGCACGGTATCAGACCCAGAAGTCACCGCGGACGCCACCTCGAATGAGAGCACGCCAACCAAACCAAACCCCGCTGACGCCAGCTTTCCGCGCACCCTGACCTGGCAGCTTCGTCGCCAGCAGAGCTTGCGCTATGGCGAGAACCCCCACCAACAGGGGGCTTTCTATGTCGAGCCCAATACGCCGGATGGCAGCATAGCCAGCGCCAGTCAGCACCAAGGCAAGGAGCTGTCGTATAACAACATCGCTGATACCGACGCCGCGCTCGAATGCGTCAAGCAATTTACCGATGCGCCCACCTGCGTGATTGTCAAGCACGCCAATCCTTGCGGCGTGGCCGAAGGACGCAGCCTGCTCGAAGCCTATGAGCGCGCCTTTAGCACCGATCCGGAATCCGCCTTTGGCGGCATCATCGCCTTTAACCGGGAATTGGACGCGACCACAGTCAGCGCCGTGGTCGAGCGTCAGTTCGTCGAGGTGATGATCGCTCCCAGGATCAGCCATGAGGCACTGGAAGCCGCCAAGGCCAAAAAGAACCTGCGTCTGCTCAGCTGCGGCGACTGGTCAGTCGCCGGCGGTGTCAACACGCTCGACTTCAAACGCGTGACCGGCGGACTACTGATTCAAAGCGCTGATCGACTCATCGCGGCCGAACTGCGCCAGGTCAGCGCCCGCTCCCCGAGTCAGGCGGAAATGGCGGATTTGCTGTTCTCTTGGCGAGTGGCGAAGTTTGTCAAATCCAACGCCATCGTTTACGCGCGCGAACGCATGACCATCGGCGTCGGTGCCGGCCAAATGAGTCGGGTCAATTCAGCGCGCATCGCGGCCATCAAGGCGGATCAAGCGGGGCTTGCCGTCAAGGGTGCCGTCATGGCATCGGACGCCTTCTTTCCCTTCCGCGACGGGCTCGATCAGGCGGCGGAGGTTGGCATCACGGCGGTGATCCAACCGGGCGGCTCGGTGCGTGATCAGGAGGTCATCGCCGCCGCCGACGAGCATGGCATCGCAATGATTTTTACCGGCACCCGGCATTTTCGCCATTGA
- a CDS encoding FHA domain-containing protein: MAGVIEALLTPSGRVNLASLVRFAKSCEITDFSRFVKRPVLAGSSVRPGLVEGHRGKASADPNATLAFQLSLPSGEESLSDALKHAVYPLVKAPDAVRVQNIFAIGRISGNDLVIPDLAISKKHALIEIREQGYYVRDCGSKNGTRLNGEPLGEQFRELHDGWLLAFGRYEFSFLEPRSLYLRLVGD, encoded by the coding sequence TTGGCTGGAGTCATTGAAGCTCTGCTGACACCCTCTGGTCGTGTCAATCTGGCGTCCTTGGTGCGTTTTGCAAAGTCTTGCGAGATCACGGATTTTAGCCGTTTTGTCAAACGTCCGGTGCTGGCGGGCTCGTCGGTGCGGCCCGGCTTGGTGGAGGGGCATCGGGGAAAGGCGTCTGCCGATCCGAATGCCACCCTGGCGTTTCAGCTGAGCCTGCCGTCCGGCGAGGAATCCTTATCGGATGCGCTCAAGCATGCCGTCTATCCTCTGGTCAAGGCACCAGACGCCGTTCGCGTCCAGAACATCTTTGCCATTGGGCGCATCAGCGGGAACGATCTGGTCATTCCAGATCTCGCGATTTCAAAAAAACACGCGCTGATCGAAATTCGCGAGCAGGGATATTATGTCCGGGACTGTGGCTCCAAGAACGGCACCCGGCTCAATGGCGAGCCGCTGGGCGAGCAGTTCAGGGAGCTTCATGACGGCTGGCTGCTGGCCTTCGGGCGCTATGAGTTCAGTTTTCTGGAGCCAAGATCGCTCTATCTGCGCCTGGTGGGGGACTGA